The following coding sequences are from one Triticum dicoccoides isolate Atlit2015 ecotype Zavitan chromosome 4A, WEW_v2.0, whole genome shotgun sequence window:
- the LOC119289414 gene encoding pirin-like protein: MSSSSTPVTSENPRKVVKKVLSLSQSEGDGATVRWSIGGCELRSLDPFLLLDEFCVSKPAGFPDHPHRGFETVTYMLDGAFTHQDFSGRKGTIRTGDVQWMTAGRGIVHSEMPAADGVQKGLQLWINLASKDKMIELRYQELESKDISQAEKDGVAVRIIAGEAFGVRSPVYTQTPTMYMDFTMQPGSQLHQPIPEGWNAFVYIIEGEGVFGKEDAAPASAHHCHLCTGDGLSVWNWSGAPLRFVLAAGQPLNEPVVQQGPFVMNSRAQIQQAMEDYYYGRNGFEKASQWSSA, encoded by the exons ATGTCTTCGTCTTCCACGCCCGTGACGTCTGAGAATCCGAGGAAGGTGGTGAAGAAGGTGCTGTCCTTGTCCCAGTCCGAGGGGGACGGCGCCACCGTCCGCTGGAGCATCGGCGG TTGCGAGCTCCGGAGCCTGGACCCGTTCCTCCTGCTGGACGAGTTCTGCGTCTCCAAGCCCGCCGGCTTCCCCGACCACCCCCACCGGGGCTTCGAGACCGTCACCTACATGCTAGAC GGGGCCTTCACCCACCAGGACTTCTCTGGCCGCAAGGGCACCATCAGGACCGGAGATGTCCAG TGGATGACGGCGGGGCGCGGCATCGTGCACTCGGAGATGCCTGCGGCCGACGGCGTGCAGAAGGGCCTGCAGCTCTGGATCAACCTCGCCTCCAAAGATAAGAT GATCGAGCTGCGGTACCAGGAGCTTGAGAGCAAGGACATCAGCCAGGCCGAGAAGGACGGCGTGGCGGTGCGGATCATTGCGGGGGAAGCCTTTGGGGTGCGGTCGCCGGTTTACACGCAGACGCCGACCATGTACATGGACTTCACAATGCAACCAGGGTCGCAGCTCCACCAGCCAATCCCGGAGGGTTGGAACGCCTTCGTGTACATCATCGAGGGGGAGGGCGTGTTCGGCAAGGAGGACGCGGCGCCGGCGAGTGCACACCACTGCCACCTCTGCACGGGGGACGGGCTCAGCGTGTGGAACTGGTCCGGCGCGCCGCTGCGGTTCGTGCTAGCAGCGGGACAGCCGCTCAACGAGCCGGTGGTGCAGCAGGGGCCCTTCGTCATGAACTCGCGTGCCCAGATCCAGCAGGCCATGGAGGACTACTACTACGGCCGCAACGGCTTCGAGAAAGCCAGCCAATGGAGCTCCGCCTAA
- the LOC119289415 gene encoding pirin-like protein has translation MLRQHLPLFSSSPSSPIHMALARLARKTSSRSSAKTRPLLFLLLLIAILVVTAVFLFPPATMSSSSSFENPRKVVKKVMSLSQAEGDGATVRRSIGGHELRNLDPFLLLDEFSVSKPGGFPDHPHRGFETVTYMLDGAFTHQDFTGRKGTIRTGDVQWMTAGRGIVHSEMPASDGVQKGLQLWINLASKDKMIEPRYQELKSKDISQAEKHGVKVWIIAGEAFGVRSPVYTQTPTMYMDFTMQPGSQLHQPIPEGWNAFVYIIEGEGVFGGKGAAPASVHHCLVLGSGDGLSVWNRSGALLRFVLAAGQPLKEPVVQQGLFVMNSRAQIQKAMEDYYYGRNGFEKASQWSSA, from the exons ATGCTGAGGCAGCACCTCCCCCTCTTCTCATCTTCCCCTTCTTCCCCTATTCATATGGCACTCGCGCGCCTCGCCCGAAAGACAAGCTCTAGAAGTAGCGCCAAGACCAGACCTCTCCTCTTCCTGCTACTCCTAATTGCGATTCTTGTTGTGACCGCCGTCTTCTTGTTCCCACCAGCGACCATGTCTTCTTCGTCGTCGTTCGAGAATCCGAGGaaggtggtgaagaaggtgatgtcgCTATCCCAGGCCGAGGGGGACGgcgccaccgtccgccggagcatcgGCGG GCACGAGCTCCGGAACCTGGACCCGTTCCTCCTGCTCGACGAGTTCTCCGTCTCCAAGCCCGGCGGATTCCCTGACCATCCTCACCGGGGCTTCGAGACCGTGACCTACATGCTCGAC GGGGCCTTCACCCACCAGGACTTCACTGGGCGCAAGGGCACCATCAGGACCGGAGATGTGCAG TGGATGACGGCTGGCCGCGGCATCGTGCACTCGGAGATGCCGGCTTCCGACGGCGTGCAGAAGGGCCTGCAGCTCTGGATCAACCTCGCCTCCAAGGACAAGAT GATCGAGCCACGGTACCAGGAGCTCAAGAGCAAGGACATCAGCCAGGCCGAGAAGCATGGTGTGAAGGTGTGGATCATCGCAGGGGAGGCCTTCGGGGTGCGGTCGCCGGTCTATACGCAGACGCCAACCATGTACATGGACTTCACAATGCAACCAGGGTCGCAGCTCCACCAGCCGATCCCTGAGGGCTGGAACGCTTTCGTGTACATCATCGAGGGGGAGGGCGTATTTGGTGGGAAGGGCGCCGCGCCGGCGAGCGTGCACCATTGCCTTGTGCTTGGCTCTGGCGATGGGCTCAGTGTGTGGAACCGGTCTGGTGCACTGCTGAGGTTCGTGCTTGCGGCAGGGCAGCCGTTGAAAGAGCCAGTGGTGCAGCAGGGGCTCTTCGTCATGAACTCCCGTGCCCAGAtccagaaggccatggaggactatTACTATGGCCGCAACGGCTTCGAGAAGGCCAGCCAGTGGAGCTCCGCCTGA
- the LOC119289416 gene encoding pirin-like protein, which produces MASSSSSVPFQTPRKVVKKVLSLSQSEGDGATVRRSIGRHEVRNLDPFLLLDEFSVSKPAGFPDHPHRGFETVTYMLDGAFTHQDFSGRKGTIRTGDVQWMTAGRGIVHSEMPASDGVQKGLQLWINLASKDKMIKPRYQELESKDISQAEKDGVKVRIIAGEAFGVRSPVYTRTPTMYMDFTMQPGSQLHQPTPKGWNAFVYIIKGDGVFGREAAAPASAHHCLVLGTGDGLSVWNRSGARLRFMLAAAQPLNELVVQQGPFVMNSRAQIQKAMEDYYYGRNGFEKASQWSST; this is translated from the exons ATGGCTTCCTCTTCCTCGTCCGTGCCGTTCCAGACTCCGAGGAAGGTGGTGAAGAAGGTGCTGTCCTTGTCCCAGTCCGAGGGGGACGgcgccaccgtccgccggagcatcgGCCG gcaCGAGGTCCGGAACCTGGACCCGTTCCTCCTGCTGGACGAGTTCTCCGTCTCCAAGCCCGCCGGCTTCCCCGACCACCCCCACCGCGGCTTCGAAACCGTCACCTACATGCTAGAC GGGGCTTTCACCCACCAGGACTTCTCAGGGCGCAAGGGCACCATCAGGACCGGAGATGTGCAG TGGATGACGGCTGGCCGCGGCATCGTGCACTCGGAGATGCCGGCTTCCGACGGCGTGCAGAAGGGCCTGCAGCTCTGGATCAACCTCGCCTCCAAGGACAAGAT GATCAAGCCGCGGTACCAGGAGCTCGAGAGCAAGGACATCAGCCAGGCCGAGAAGGACGGTGTGAAGGTGCGGATCATCGCCGGGGAGGCCTTCGGGGTGCGGTCGCCGGTCTACACACGGACGCCAACCATGTACATGGACTTCACAATGCAACCAGGGTCGCAACTCCACCAGCCAACCCCCAAGGGCTGGAACGCTTTCGTGTACATCATCAAAGGGGACGGTGTATTTGGCAGGGAGGCCGCGGCGCCGGCGAGCGCCCACCATTGCCTTGTACTCGGCACTGGCGATGGGCTCAGTGTGTGGAACCGGTCCGGTGCGCGGCTGCGGTTCATGCTGGCGGCAGCTCAGCCCTTGAACGAGCTAGTGGTGCAGCAGGGGCCCTTCGTCATGAACTCTCGTGCCCAGAtccagaaggccatggaggactatTACTACGGCCGCAACGGCTTCGAGAAGGCCAGCCAGTGGAGCTCCACTTGA